The genomic window CCGGGAAGTGGCAGGTGAGCTTGTCTCTGCTGTCCTCTCCGGACTTGAGTGCGGGCCTAAAGCAGTTGTTTGCCTCTCCTTGTTCTTTTTCGTTGGTTGGTGACGTGTATGCATAAGAATCGCTGAAGCTGctgcttattttttatgtaaactgactttttaatgaaatgtactgaaaaagaattactttttttccaTATATCACATGCACAAGTAAAATTTACACAGTAAAAGAAGGTATATAGGACGAAATGCAAATCCTTAATTCAGAAACtcagcttcccttcccccaaatgCATCAGTTTCTCATTTTTAGAAACGTACACATGTGTATgaatctcctcctccccttttttaaaaaagattttatttatttatttgagatgacggggggcgggggagagcacaagctggtTGGGGCAGGAGCacactgcccactgagcagagagtgcaatgcagggctcagtcccagggccctgggatcatgacttgaggtgaaggctTGAAGTCAAGCCTTGACTTGAAGTCTTGATCTTGAAGTCAAGATGTgtaacttgactgagccacccaggcgcccctgagtccTGTTCTTTACATTGATCGGAGTGTGCTCTGTGTACTGTACATTTTTACCAGGCCCTAACTGATGGGCTTCTAGGTCGTTTGTAATATCGAAAGACAGAAACAGCACTGCGGTCAATATCCACAGacttttttgtgctttttccaTTTGTGCAAGTGCATTTGTAGGATAATGTTCTAGAAGTATTTCCTGGCTTAGTGATTTTGAAGAGTAAGAAGGCACAGTGGACCTAGGGAAACCTGAGTGAAACGTCTGCTAATGTCTTTGAGCTGAGAGGAGCTGTATGTGAAGCGAGGCCCTTGGGGTTATGGTGCAGGTGTCTGTAGCGGGAGGCACCAGGCAGGAGAGCCCTCGGCCTGAAAACCCCTGCATTGTGTCTGCTGTGTATAAGGCGACTGTGATGAGGGAAGATTTTTATCCTGGGCCCTGGCCCCTGCCAACTGTCATCATTTCCCTCCTACTCACTTTCTCACCTCCATCCAAATCAGGAAGCACAAGCCTATGCAGACGACAACAGTTTGCTGTTCATGGAGACATCAGCAAAGACTGCAATGAACGTGAATGAAATTTTCATGGCAATAGGTGAGTTGCTCGCCTCCCCTCCGCTGACCCGGGTCCTATCACTTGCCTGCTGTCGGTAGTACGTAGTAAGTAGGTCTTTAGGGTCCCCGTATTTAATTCCCAGATGTAGATAGTTCACCCCAGAAGTTTCTAAAGCCTTCCAAAGTCTCAACATTTTACCTTCTTACCCTTAGCTTATCACCTACCTAAAACCCTGCACGATCCTCCCCCTAACCTACTTCTTAGGATTTTTAGGCTTATCTGGTTCCGTAGTGAGTCATCctgcccaggttcaaatcctTATTTTATTACCTAACTCCATGGTCCTAGGCAGGTTGTTTAACCtctttttgcctcagtttcccagaaCACTCAGAATGCACGTGGCACATAGAAGCAAAGCCCTCAGTGGGCTACCACACACCAGGTGGTACAAAGGCCATCTTCCACTCAAGTGGACTTGGAAGGCCACTGGGTACCCCCCAAACacattttccccctcctcttccaaACAGCTAAGAAGCTTCCCAAGAATGAGCCCCAGAATGCAGCGGGTGCTCCGAGCCGGAACCGAGGTGTGGACCTGCAGGAGAACAACCCAGCCAGCCGGAGCCAGTGTTGCAGCAACTGAGCCCCCCTTGCCTGcccactgcccccacctcctCCGCCTGACCGACCCGACTGGAATCCACTCTAACCAATCGCACTTAACGACTCGGGCTACCactggggggttgggggcagggggaggggtctgcCATGATTTCTCCATAGAATTTTGATCATAGGCCGGAGTGAATTATTCCACCTGCACCTTTCTGTACAAATACTAATTCAATTTTAAGTCTTAAGtcacttttttaatatatatgatcTGCTCTTCCCACTTCCAGCCCTTTCTACtgctctcccactcttcctttgCTGGTAGTAGCCACGTGCCCCTGTTTCCCACTCCCCTTGTATGTGTGGAGGCGGGGGTTTGGAGCAGGTACCCTTCTTTNNNNNNNNNNNNNNNNNNNNNNNNNNNNNNNNNNNNNNNNNNNNNNNNNNNNNNNNNNNNNNNNNNNNNNNNNNNNNNNNNNNNNNNNNNNNNNNNNNNNNNNNNNNNNNNNNNNNNNNNNNNNNNNNNNNNNNNNNNNNNNNNNNNNNNNNNNNNNNNNNNNNNNNNNNNNNNNNNNNNNNNNNNNNNNNNNNNNNNNNNNNNNNNNNNNNNNNNNNNNNNNNNNNNNNNNNNNNNNNNNNNNNNNNNNNNNNNNNNNNNNNNNNNNNNNNNNNNNNNNNNNNNNNNNNNNNNNNNNNNNNNNNNNNNNNNNNNNNNNNNNNNNNNNNNNNNNNNNNNNNNNNNNNNNNNNNNNNNNNNNNNNNNNNNNNNNNNNNNNNNNNNNNNNNNNNNNNNNNNNCATGTAACCAATCAGTATCTTGTCAATATAGTCAGCCGATCAATCGACCTCCCACTTgtcttccttgtctttctctggcaGAGTTTATCAGACCATATCCACTCTAGCTTActtgaagttaatttaaaatgaaccACTGAATCCTGTGGAACAGAggcttcccccacacccccctaATGAGGGGATGCTGGTGGTCATGGTAACCAAGAGAAAGAGGTCCTTACTGGTACCAGCTCTAGGGGGGTGAGGGTGGAGTAAGAGTGACCTGGGGCTGAATCTCACCAAGTTTGAAACTGAGGGGCCTGCATTTGCCTTTCCCTCTAGATTGTACTGGGGTGATGTGCAGTTTGTATTTGAAAGTAGTTGGTCTCTGGAAACACCAGAAACAAcctctttggggttttttggttaaGTCTGTACCTTGTGAAGGACTGGGTCCTCTCACCCTCTTCCCAGGTGACTTCTGGGACCTTGGGCTGCTCTTGAGGCCTAGGGACTGCACCACACTAGGTCCAAGCCCTCTGTCTGGTCTGTGGGGGCCCTCTGGTGGTGATGGAGCCTGGTCCCCCTGCAGGCCTCCTggccctctgctgctccctgctggagctgctgctgtgagctgccaggggctgggcagcAGGTCCACGGAGCGCCCCCAGCCCGCAGAGGCCTTATTCTTGGTGGACCAACCCCTTAAAATGCCTTCCCTGCCAACAGGGGCCCTCCACTAGCCCTCTCTCTACCTCCGTTATGCCTCGACCTCTGACCCCGACGCCAAGAAAAGACCACAGAACACCAAGGCTGCTGCTGCACACTTAGTTGTTTACTGGGTCAGGGTAGGTTGGCTCTTCTTGGGGCCACGGCCCCGGACTCTCGGGGATGGACCTCTTTGGGCTTCAGGGGGAGACAGCGCCTGGCATGGGCCTCGGACGTACAACTGGCCCGAGGGGGTCATGCTGCAGGTCATGGAGGCGGGATCCAGGTCTGGTGGTAGTTGCATCTGCCGGTGTACCCTCTGTGCCACGCGGTAGCCGGCCCCATCTGGGCTGCAGCCCTCCAGTTGCCGCTGGCCGGTCACCACCAGACATTGGCCGTCCACTTGCACCACGAGCTCCTCCGGGGCAAAGCCATAGGCATCCATCTTCATCTGGAAGCCATCCTCCGCATTAACGTTGTTCCGCGCAGCCACCGCCTCGTCCCTGAGCAGCTGTACCGGCAGCGTGGCCACCTGGTTCTGTTCGGCAAGGGCCGCGCTGGGACTGCGGGACGCCACCTGGCTCCCGCTGGGGAGACCGCTACCGACCCGCTGCATCCGAGTGAGCAACTGCTGCCCAACCGCGCGAGGCGCAGGGCGTGGCGCTGAGCGCGCGGCCGCGGCGCGCACACCCGGAGAGGCCTTCCCGCGAGCCGGCTCCAAGCAGCCCAGCTCCGCTCCCCCGCGGCCGGGGCAAGGCGGATGGCGGAGGGTGGCGGGGGTCGGAGGGCGCCGCCACGTGAGTCCTGCCTCTACAGGTCTGGTTGCGCTGCTGCTGCGCCTTTCTTAGgcccttccccttctccaggCTGGGACGCCCCTGCGTAGGCCAATCGGAGGCTGGACGTGGGGGCCCGAGCCTGGAGCGCTCACCAGCCCAGGGCAGAGACGGGACTGAGCCGCTGGGCTCTTGCCCTTCCAAGAGTCGGGCCTGAGGACAAGGGTCCGTCCCCTGAACAGAGCCAAGGGCGTGTGACCGTGGGGTCTTCCATTCTCAGAACGTCCTTTCTCTGACCGCGCACAGCCCTGTGACACATGGGCTTGGGAGGTGAACAGGGCTTCCTGGTTTCCTTCGTGCTTCGGACCCTGGGTCTACTGCGGCAGGCTCAGGGCTCAGCTCTGTGGCAAAAAGAAGACCCCGGCCCTGCCCTCGAGGTGCCCACACTGTTACAGGGAGAGCAATGCCCGCCCACTAGGATGTGCCCGCCTTTACTTCTGCCTCATCCTCACCTCGGTATCGGGTTTTGTGGCCATGACCATCCTCTGGTTTTTTTACAATAATCCTTTATTGCTGAAATGTAACGTAATACAAAAAAGTGCACCAAAGAGTACAGCTGAATTATCCCACAAAGGGCACAGCCGTGTAACCGCTTCACggggcaggaagaggaagtgTTGCTTCTTCATCTCCACTGTAGCTGCAATTCTGTGTCTGCAGACTGGTGGGACAGGGCCGTTGCCGGTGGGGGGAGGTGTGCCGGGAAGCCAAGACAACTCCAGACCCCAGGCCGGCCCTTCTACCCTGACCCTTGGGAGGTGGGCAGACTCCACAATTCCCCTCAACAGAAGCCTGTTTTCTCAGACGCTTCTCCAAGTCCCCACAAAAACACCAATCCCGGAATCCTTCAAAGAGATTATAAGTAAGGAGAGGCCAATCTAGGGTAATGACTCAGGCTTCACTTGTTTGTCTGGGACCTACAGACAAGACAGAAAAGTCTGGAAGCTGGAGGCCAAGGGAGCGGCCGTGGAAGACTACAACTCCCACCATGCTCCGGCGCAGCGACGCCTGCGCATTGAGCGCCGGTTGCCCATGCGGCCCTAGGGCTGGGAGCGCCGCGCCGCGCTCCGCTGCGGGGGAGGACATGGCGGAACCTTCCCAGGCCTCGACCCCGGCCCCGGCCACTCAGCCCCGTCCCCTTCAgtctccagcccctgccccaacTCCGACTCCTGCCCCTAGTCCGGCTTCAGCCCCGACTCCGGCTCCCACTCCGGCACCAGCCCCCGCCCCAGCTGCAGCGCCAGCCGGCAGCACAGGGACTGGGGGTCCTGGGGTAGGAAGTGGGGGGACGGGGAGCGGAGGGGATCCGGCTCGACCTGGTCTGAGCCAGCAGCAGCGCGCCAGCCAGAGGAAGGCGCAAGTCCGGGGGCTGCCGCGCGCCAAGAAGCTCGAGAAGCTAGGGGTCTTCTCGGCTTgcaaggtgggggcggggcctggggtgAGAAGGGGGCGGGGCTTGGGGCATCCCGGGGCTCGGGTGGGAATGGGGGCAAATCTGTGGCTGGGGATCGGCTCCCCGTCACCAGTTACAGGGCTGTTGACGGAGTCTTCTGCCGCCAGGCCAATGAAACCTGCAAGTGTAATGGCTGGAAAAACCCCAAGCCCCCCACTGCACCCCGCATGGACCTGCAGCAGCCAGCTGCCAACCTGAGCGAGCTGTGCCGCAGTTGTGAGCACCCCTTGGGTAAGGCAGGTAGTGCCCTTGGAGCTGGGGTGGGAGTAGGTGCTGGGTCCTGCTTGGATGGGCTTTTTTAAGTGTCAGGGAGCTTTATCTGTGAAACTAAAAATGCCCCCTTAAGGAGGGATCGGGTTGGGAGCATGTATTCTCCcaagggaagagacaggaaatCTGCCAGCCCAGAAGAGACAGGGTCCACCCAAGGGTTGAGGTAGGAGCAGCCGGTCTCATTGCCGGTCACACTGGTTGGAGGGACTTATACGTTGTAAATTGGCTGGTGATGAAGAGGGACGGGGAGCTCTGGTGATGTGTCCATTCTTCCCAACCCTACCACCTGTCGGTCTTACAGCTGACCACGTGTCCCACCTGGAGAATGTATCAGAGGATGAGATCAACCGGTTGCTGGGTATGGTGGTGGACGTGGAGAATCTGTTTATGTCTGTTCACAAAGAGGAGGACACAGATACTAAGCAGGTCTATTTCTACCTCTTCAAGGTGAGTTTCATCCAAGTGAGTGTGAGTGAGCaaaggagctggggctggggagtcTGCAGCTCTGAGCTCCACTgacctctac from Mustela nigripes isolate SB6536 chromosome 16, MUSNIG.SB6536, whole genome shotgun sequence includes these protein-coding regions:
- the HSPB9 gene encoding heat shock protein beta-9, which codes for MQRVGSGLPSGSQVASRSPSAALAEQNQVATLPVQLLRDEAVAARNNVNAEDGFQMKMDAYGFAPEELVVQVDGQCLVVTGQRQLEGCSPDGAGYRVAQRVHRQMQLPPDLDPASMTCSMTPSGQLYVRGPCQALSPPEAQRGPSPRVRGRGPKKSQPTLTQ